From Montipora foliosa isolate CH-2021 chromosome 6, ASM3666993v2, whole genome shotgun sequence, a single genomic window includes:
- the LOC138007870 gene encoding uncharacterized protein, with protein MGDPNETYRASNQLFAPVEDISQNFNVGYPSNMKNDEIQGESEGDWDERENDDEIIQRGERYSLLEAQKGLTVFTAAVFIIGEMAGSGVLALPSAIVGAGWTGIALLILCCFASGYCGMVLGRSWTLLRERHEEYRGHVRYPYPAIGEKAYGRWASIAVTVCIQITLLGVCVVFLILAAGNMSNLVKLHVSDHTELRIWLLICFAVLLPLSWLGTPKEFWGIAIGASVATAVACLMICICIVLDIPADLNSVEQPTVRFESFFSAFGTILFSFGGASTFPTIQTDMKKASRFPLSVVFAYIVVISMYLPVSVLGFVAYGKDIKPNILDSVKNNQHSVAAVTLDIVLALITLHLLSSFVIVLNPVSQQFEEFLNIPRHFCFKRCLFRSGLMCLILGISEAFPKFGPILSLIGGSTVTLLTFVFPCLFYLQIERNIPLHIRALLYEIIAVGVFGGVASTYSAINDIRKVFT; from the exons ATGGGCGATCCTAACGAAACGTATCGAGCATCTAACCAGCTTTTTGCTCCTGTTGAAGATATTTCACAAAATTTCAACGTAGGATATCCATCAAACATGAAAAACGACGAAATTCAAGGTGAAAGTGAGGGCGATTGGGACGAACGCGAAAATGATGATGAAATAATCCAGCGGGGCGAACGTTATTCACTGTTAGAGGCGCAGAAAGGGTTAACCGTTTTCACAGCCGCGGTTTTTATCATCGGAGAAATGGCTGGCAGCGGGGTCTTGGCTCTGCCATCTGCCATCGTTGGCGCAGGCTGGACAGGAATCGCTTTGCTAATTCTGTGTTGCTTTGCCTCCGGTTATTGTGGAATGGTGTTGGGAAGATCTTGGACTCTCCTCCGCGAAAGACATGAAGAGTACAGAGGTCATGTACGCTATCCTTATCCAGCTATTGGGGAGAAGGCATATGGAAGATGGGCATCCATCGCTGTTACTGTTTGTATTCAAATAACTCTACTCG GTGTTTGCGTGGTTTTCTTAATCCTTGCTGCGGGAAACATGTCTAATCTTGTCAAACTCCATGTGAGTGATCATACCGAGTTGCGTATCTGGCTTCTGATCTGTTTCGCTGTCCTACTCCCTTTGTCATGGCTCGGTACGCCTAAGGAATTTTGGGGAATAGCCATCGGAGCCAGTGTCGCGACAGCTGTGGCGTGTCTTATGATTTGCATTTGTATTGTCTTGGATATACCAGCTGATCTGAATAGCGTTGAACAACCAACTGTGCGCTTCGAGAGTTTCTTTTCAG CGTTTGGAACGATCCTGTTTTCGTTTGGTGGTGCGTCCACTTTCCCAACAATCCAAACCGATATGAAGAAAGCCTCGAGATTTCCATTGTCCGTGGTATTTGCGTATATTGTTGTAATTAGCATGTACCTGCCCGTATCAGTGCTTGGCTTTGTTGCGTACGGCAAGGACATCAAGCCAAATATTCTGGACAGCGTGAAAAACAATCAACATAGCGTCGCCGCGGTCACACTGGATATCGTGTTGGCTCTGATAACGCTGCATTTGCTGTCTAGCTTTGTCATCGTCTTAAATCCCGTATCACAGCAGTTTGAGGAATTTCTGAATATACCACGAC ACTTCTGCTTCAAACGATGTCTTTTTCGATCAGGTCTCATGTGTCTCATCCTTGGCATCAGCGAAGCGTTTCCAAAGTTTGGTCCCATCCTTTCTCTTATTGGCGGCTCCACTGTGACACTGCTTACTTTTGTATTTCCATGCTTGTTTTACTTACAGATTGAACGGAATATTCCTCTGCATATCCGAGCTTTGCTGTACGAAATCATAGCGGTGGGCGTGTTTGGCGGGGTGGCATCTACCT
- the LOC138007871 gene encoding uncharacterized protein, producing MISGKKKSKKRMGQTWSWVNCSCWKYCSCCGYDSTVCGPRYARYQGDDNDVDLDNIVGEFLELDPLQNDKENGTEKINSWIDAAILQVGMPPSFVAISRAKCIKYWQVLQTKPAAKLSGSFVRFCFEKRPNGELPRLLIEHKGKSVIVRSPQDGKMMKSNDPEVDV from the coding sequence ATGATCTCAGGAAAGAAAAAGTCTAAAAAAAGAATGGGACAAACGTGGAGTTGGGTAAATTGTTCCTGTTGGAAATACTGTTCTTGTTGTGGCTACGATTCAACAGTATGTGGACCACGTTACGCTCGATACCAGGGCGACGACAACGACGTAGACTTGGATAACATCGTGGGTGAATTTCTAGAACTCGATCCATTGCAAAATGACAAAGAAAACGGGACAGAAAAGATCAATTCTTGGATTGACGCTGCTATCTTACAAGTCGGTATGCCGCCAAGTTTCGTGGCTATCAGCCGCGCAAAATGCATTAAATACTGGCAAGTTCTACAGACTAAACCAGCCGCCAAACTGAGTGGCTCCTTTGTGAGGTTTTGCTTCGAGAAACGTCCGAATGGAGAGCTGCCAAGATTACTCATAGAACATAAGGGAAAATCAGTGATAGTACGGAGCCCTCAGGATGGAAAGATGATGAAATCTAATGATCCTGAGGTTGATGTGTGA